One part of the Bacteroidia bacterium genome encodes these proteins:
- a CDS encoding DUF1572 domain-containing protein, whose amino-acid sequence MEENYLANARKQFLYYKTLGDRSFAQLADEDLFWQYNPQSNSVAITVNHMWGNMLSRWTDFLTSDGEKTWRQRDLEFEDVIKTREELDQKWEEGWACLFKALDSINPDNFHQKVYIRNQAHTIVEAVDRQLAHYAYHVGQIVYIGRMLKGADWQSLSIPKGKSKDFNKKKFAKKDERGHFTDEFVDKE is encoded by the coding sequence ATGGAAGAAAACTACCTCGCAAATGCACGCAAACAATTTCTGTATTACAAAACTCTGGGAGATCGCAGTTTTGCTCAGTTGGCCGATGAAGACCTCTTCTGGCAATACAATCCCCAAAGCAATTCTGTAGCCATTACCGTCAACCATATGTGGGGAAATATGCTCTCTCGCTGGACGGATTTTTTGACCTCAGACGGAGAAAAGACCTGGCGCCAACGGGACCTGGAATTTGAAGATGTTATCAAAACACGAGAAGAGCTGGATCAGAAATGGGAAGAAGGATGGGCCTGTTTGTTCAAGGCACTGGACTCTATCAATCCTGATAACTTTCACCAAAAAGTATACATCCGCAACCAGGCTCATACTATCGTCGAAGCCGTAGATCGACAACTGGCCCACTATGCGTATCATGTCGGACAAATCGTTTACATCGGTCGCATGCTCAAAGGCGCTGATTGGCAAAGCCTTTCCATCCCCAAAGGAAAGAGCAAAGACTTCAATAAGAAAAAATTCGCCAAAAAAGATGAGCGTGGACACTTTACCGATGAGTTTGTAGATAAAGAATAA
- a CDS encoding M23 family metallopeptidase, which produces MKTFPVLLISLLSIICACNPLPEKKLYQFSLDTDYKLEGDSLKVNISNILACPLRLNAWSKVDTIDKVLRQDFPTIFPAFTDSSFSYYVGAGAGVEDFEIRFSSTFGDTAQEIIPQAFAFPFPKGQTLKIIQGYKGKYSHNSDYSKYALDFNLSVGDTITAVADAWVIGIIEDYKYGGKDRKWRPYANFITLYHPESHIYTQYVHLDHKGSLVELGNFVRKGQAIGISGLTGFTSGPHLHFNALVPAKKGMNSVKISFENGIKGEDLKKGMKVSH; this is translated from the coding sequence ATGAAAACTTTCCCTGTTCTTTTGATCAGCCTCCTGTCAATCATTTGTGCCTGTAATCCTTTACCCGAAAAAAAGCTATATCAGTTTTCTCTGGATACTGATTATAAGCTGGAAGGAGATAGCCTGAAAGTTAACATATCCAATATCCTGGCCTGCCCATTGCGCCTCAATGCCTGGAGTAAAGTAGATACGATCGATAAGGTGCTAAGGCAGGATTTTCCTACCATCTTTCCCGCTTTCACTGATAGTTCCTTTAGCTATTATGTTGGGGCTGGGGCTGGGGTTGAGGACTTTGAGATTCGTTTTTCTTCGACTTTTGGGGATACGGCCCAGGAAATAATACCACAAGCATTTGCTTTCCCTTTCCCTAAAGGACAAACGCTCAAAATTATTCAAGGCTATAAAGGAAAATACTCTCACAATTCTGATTACTCGAAATACGCCCTGGATTTCAATCTTTCCGTCGGAGATACCATTACGGCAGTAGCCGATGCCTGGGTGATAGGGATTATAGAAGATTATAAATATGGAGGAAAGGACAGAAAATGGAGACCTTATGCCAACTTTATTACCCTTTATCATCCGGAAAGTCATATCTATACACAGTATGTTCACCTCGATCATAAAGGAAGCCTGGTGGAGCTGGGGAATTTTGTGAGGAAAGGCCAGGCTATTGGGATTTCAGGTCTTACCGGATTTACCAGTGGCCCACATTTGCACTTCAATGCATTGGTTCCTGCTAAAAAAGGAATGAACTCAGTAAAAATTTCCTTTGAAAACGGAATCAAAGGAGAGGATTTGAAGAAGGGAATGAAGGTAAGCCATTAG
- a CDS encoding calcium-binding EGF-like domain-containing protein, with amino-acid sequence MKRNYLSLILVSLFAVFSLTTACEDPCEAVNCLNGGTCVEGDCNCPEGYSGDNCGTVDLTKIQFLLDQGTSPKALFDAGVPLDELYGKTYAGGLIFFVNTEPANYPFFTGEGLVTTPTDYGNFDEWGCFIETGATGREVGQGKSNTETILAAACGSRPSKSAKICDDLVLEGFDDWWLPSIEEVNLIYNNLHLKGHSNFLGNIRRYQSSTEHDANNFVLRLFWKDTIVNISKISGDDIRPTRSF; translated from the coding sequence ATGAAAAGAAATTATTTATCACTGATTCTGGTCAGTCTTTTTGCAGTTTTTAGCCTGACCACTGCCTGCGAAGATCCCTGCGAAGCTGTAAATTGTTTGAATGGGGGAACCTGCGTTGAAGGCGACTGTAATTGTCCAGAGGGATATAGCGGAGATAATTGTGGAACGGTTGACCTTACTAAAATTCAATTTCTATTGGATCAAGGAACTTCTCCCAAAGCGCTATTCGATGCGGGAGTACCCTTGGATGAATTGTATGGGAAAACCTATGCCGGCGGCTTGATTTTCTTTGTGAATACAGAGCCTGCAAATTATCCATTCTTTACGGGAGAAGGCCTTGTGACTACGCCTACGGATTATGGTAATTTTGATGAATGGGGCTGTTTCATAGAGACAGGAGCAACAGGCAGAGAAGTAGGGCAAGGGAAAAGCAATACAGAAACCATCCTGGCTGCTGCTTGTGGAAGCAGGCCTTCCAAATCAGCCAAAATATGTGATGACCTGGTCCTGGAAGGCTTTGATGACTGGTGGCTTCCTTCTATTGAAGAAGTAAACCTGATTTACAATAACCTTCATCTGAAAGGCCATAGTAATTTTCTCGGCAATATTCGACGCTATCAAAGCTCTACAGAACATGATGCCAACAATTTTGTTTTGCGTTTATTCTGGAAAGATACAATTGTGAATATTAGCAAGATCAGCGGAGACGATATAAGGCCTACGAGATCGTTCTAA
- a CDS encoding histidinol-phosphate transaminase produces MIKRREWLKTSLLASTSALGFLEGIDVFGEISSDEIQQAADPKVKRLLFNENPLGPSKKVREIISETLPRASKYATFYKYDFLALKELIARQEGLKAENVLLGHGSFEPLIMVATHFGSHGGEIIVPSPSFDVVGNFGRKIGADVKAVEVDEDFRMNLGEMAARLSPKTKLLTICNPNNPTGTNCDPEQLKSFCRSVSDKAFVLLDEAYIHYLNSWRDHTMAPLIAEGKNVLVARTFSKIYGMAGLRIGYLLGPADFIAEMESTYTLGFPGNMPNSLSVAAAMASLEDEEFVKKSKIFNEKRKVEFYQSLDELDIPYLKSSANFVYFHVEKFNAYKSLMWEHKILLTGGWPTKPKWARVTMGSREDMNFLLEKMQGKKWM; encoded by the coding sequence ATGATTAAACGGCGAGAATGGCTTAAGACTTCCTTGCTCGCCTCTACTTCCGCCTTGGGTTTCTTAGAAGGGATAGATGTTTTTGGGGAAATCTCATCTGATGAAATTCAACAAGCAGCTGATCCAAAGGTAAAGCGGCTATTATTTAATGAAAATCCTTTGGGTCCCAGCAAAAAAGTCAGGGAGATCATTTCAGAGACTCTCCCGAGAGCAAGCAAATATGCTACTTTTTACAAGTATGATTTTTTGGCCTTGAAGGAGCTAATCGCCAGGCAGGAAGGTCTTAAAGCCGAAAATGTACTGCTGGGCCATGGTTCCTTTGAGCCCCTCATTATGGTCGCTACCCATTTTGGGAGTCATGGCGGCGAGATCATCGTGCCCAGTCCCAGCTTTGATGTAGTAGGGAATTTCGGGCGAAAGATAGGAGCAGATGTCAAAGCTGTAGAGGTCGATGAGGATTTCAGGATGAATTTAGGCGAAATGGCAGCTCGGCTAAGCCCAAAGACAAAGCTCCTTACGATTTGCAATCCCAATAATCCCACAGGAACGAATTGTGATCCGGAGCAATTGAAATCTTTTTGCAGGTCAGTTTCGGACAAGGCCTTTGTCCTGCTGGATGAAGCCTATATCCATTACCTGAATTCCTGGAGAGATCATACGATGGCTCCGCTCATAGCCGAAGGAAAAAATGTACTGGTAGCCCGAACCTTTTCTAAAATATATGGAATGGCCGGTCTAAGGATTGGGTATTTATTGGGGCCCGCTGATTTTATTGCTGAAATGGAATCAACATATACCCTGGGCTTTCCGGGAAATATGCCCAACTCTCTAAGCGTAGCAGCTGCGATGGCCTCACTTGAGGATGAAGAATTTGTAAAAAAATCAAAAATATTCAATGAAAAGCGGAAAGTAGAATTCTACCAATCTCTGGATGAGTTGGATATCCCTTACCTAAAAAGTTCTGCCAATTTCGTCTACTTCCATGTGGAGAAATTTAACGCCTATAAAAGCCTGATGTGGGAGCATAAAATTCTCCTAACCGGTGGATGGCCCACTAAACCCAAATGGGCAAGGGTGACAATGGGTTCCAGGGAGGACATGAATTTCCTTCTTGAAAAGATGCAGGGGAAAAAATGGATGTAA
- a CDS encoding helix-turn-helix domain-containing protein, with translation MEGILITSVLSSIGLGLSSFFGVFLLRNNKLENRLLAWLLIALSLRITKSIFYIHLELPLIIKNIGLAANLAVGPLLFLYVSSFLQKKKQLKTEEAAHFIPSLLYLLLSPILPNGGDSSFWMISYSFILIQSFIYVFLSASLLAEKIQKPRSTETQWLIALITSLTVMWLVYALIFLSIIPVYFLGPLTFSISIFVLLYVALNHYPIFLGRKKSKSVNTRINDEAGRRYFAQLKSLLDSEQLYTHADLSLSFLAKKMNLLERDISYIVNHYGDCNFAQFINAYRIEEAKRLIEEDSTKKLIAIAFEAGFNNLSTFNKAFKVSTGLTPSQFRKK, from the coding sequence ATGGAAGGCATTCTCATCACTTCAGTTCTAAGCAGTATAGGATTAGGTCTTAGTTCCTTTTTTGGGGTATTTCTTCTCAGAAACAATAAGCTGGAAAATAGATTGCTGGCCTGGCTGTTGATTGCCTTGTCGCTCAGAATCACAAAATCCATCTTTTACATTCATCTCGAACTTCCCCTCATCATCAAAAATATAGGCCTGGCAGCCAATCTTGCGGTAGGGCCATTACTATTTCTGTATGTCAGCAGCTTTCTCCAAAAGAAAAAACAATTAAAAACAGAAGAAGCTGCTCACTTTATCCCCTCTCTCCTCTATCTTCTTCTTTCTCCGATTCTCCCCAATGGAGGAGATAGCAGTTTCTGGATGATATCTTACTCATTTATACTTATCCAGTCTTTCATCTATGTATTTCTATCTGCTTCTCTTTTAGCAGAAAAAATCCAAAAGCCCAGAAGCACAGAAACCCAATGGCTAATAGCCCTTATCACCAGCCTTACAGTAATGTGGCTGGTTTACGCCCTGATATTTTTGAGCATTATTCCTGTATACTTTCTAGGCCCCCTCACATTCTCCATTTCTATTTTCGTCCTGCTTTACGTTGCCCTAAACCACTATCCGATATTTTTGGGGCGAAAGAAATCAAAATCTGTAAATACGAGGATAAATGATGAAGCCGGCCGGCGTTATTTTGCCCAACTCAAAAGCTTACTGGATTCAGAGCAACTCTACACACATGCAGATCTTTCCCTCTCATTTTTAGCAAAAAAAATGAACCTCCTGGAACGAGATATTTCCTATATCGTCAATCATTATGGAGATTGTAATTTTGCCCAATTCATAAATGCCTATCGAATAGAGGAGGCTAAGCGACTTATTGAGGAAGACTCCACAAAGAAATTGATTGCCATTGCCTTTGAGGCAGGCTTTAACAACCTCAGCACCTTCAATAAAGCCTTTAAAGTCAGTACCGGCCTCACACCTTCCCAGTTTAGAAAAAAGTAG
- a CDS encoding glycoside hydrolase family 3 N-terminal domain-containing protein: protein MTIRRIIKGIVVAMLGFYFLAACKPSDTGPKKELHPPLNPQIESKITELMARMDTLDKVGEMTQLAIDMISVGDPYALKDPHQLDSAKLRKVLVDLRVGSILNISGHAYTKDHWHEILEVIQRIAREEKETGIPVLYGIDAIHGTNFTMNSTLFPQPIGLASTWNLDLARKMGRITAYETRASGIPWNFTPMLDVGRDVRWSRIWEGFGEDVHLVSAMGTASIMGNQGEDISDLYSVAASMKHFLGYSMPITGKDRTQAWIPERQMREYFLPSFEKAIEANAATIMICSGEMNGIPVHSDKKILTDLLRDELGYTGLAVSDWEDLPFLHTRHRVSRDYKESIKMSINAGIDMAMVPVDLEFPVLLRELIEEGEVPMSRIDEAVRRVLRLKFQLGLFEQAIPPKDQYPKFASAEHAEAAYQVAAESITLLKNENGLLPLSKNDRTLVTGPTAASMIDMNGGWSRTWQGNDSRYDTPGKKTIVSAIKEELEGGTLRYINGVPDTKRMGIKSAVREARSAKVAVVCIGEHPYNEKPGDIDQLSLEQAQIDLVKAISKTRTPIVLVLVEGRPRIISEIADLADAIVHAYLPGDEGGRAIADILFGDVNPSGKLPYTYPRFENTLLTYDHKGTDKIKTDFSTNAFNPQFEFGHGLSYTTFTYSNLSVPTKVNMKEKLSISVEVKNTGPRYGKEVVQLYITDKVASITPAVKRLRSFEKIELDAGESKTVNFELDIRELAFVGRDNRWIVEPGEFEVRIGNQMAEFELSK from the coding sequence ATGACTATTAGACGAATAATCAAGGGCATTGTTGTCGCTATGCTAGGATTTTATTTCCTGGCTGCCTGCAAACCATCGGACACTGGCCCTAAAAAAGAATTACATCCTCCCCTTAATCCTCAGATAGAGAGCAAGATCACGGAGCTTATGGCCAGGATGGATACCCTCGATAAAGTGGGGGAAATGACCCAATTGGCGATAGATATGATCTCTGTGGGTGATCCCTATGCTTTGAAAGATCCTCATCAACTGGACTCAGCCAAGCTGAGGAAAGTTTTGGTAGACCTTCGTGTCGGTTCGATTTTGAATATTAGCGGACATGCCTATACAAAAGATCACTGGCATGAAATACTGGAAGTCATTCAGCGGATAGCAAGGGAAGAAAAAGAAACGGGGATTCCTGTTTTATATGGGATAGATGCTATTCATGGCACCAATTTCACTATGAACTCTACCCTCTTTCCTCAACCCATCGGATTAGCTTCTACCTGGAACCTGGATTTGGCCAGGAAAATGGGAAGAATTACGGCTTATGAAACCAGGGCCTCAGGGATTCCCTGGAATTTTACTCCCATGCTGGATGTAGGTAGAGATGTTCGCTGGTCACGGATTTGGGAAGGATTTGGAGAAGATGTACATCTCGTTTCAGCAATGGGAACCGCAAGTATAATGGGAAATCAGGGAGAGGATATTAGCGATCTCTATAGTGTTGCAGCTTCTATGAAGCATTTCCTGGGTTATAGTATGCCTATTACGGGAAAGGATCGCACACAGGCCTGGATACCCGAGAGGCAAATGCGAGAGTATTTCCTGCCCAGCTTTGAAAAAGCGATTGAAGCCAATGCTGCTACGATCATGATTTGCTCTGGAGAAATGAACGGAATTCCGGTTCATTCAGATAAAAAAATCCTGACTGATCTTCTAAGAGATGAACTAGGATATACCGGACTTGCTGTTTCGGATTGGGAAGACCTTCCATTTTTGCATACGAGACATCGAGTATCCAGGGATTACAAAGAATCCATCAAAATGTCGATCAATGCAGGTATAGACATGGCTATGGTTCCGGTTGACCTGGAATTCCCAGTTTTACTCAGAGAATTGATAGAAGAAGGAGAAGTACCCATGAGTCGAATTGATGAAGCCGTCCGAAGGGTTCTTAGACTCAAATTTCAACTGGGTTTGTTTGAACAAGCCATTCCCCCCAAAGATCAATACCCGAAATTTGCTTCAGCGGAACATGCCGAAGCCGCCTATCAAGTGGCAGCAGAATCCATCACCCTACTCAAAAACGAAAATGGATTATTACCCCTCAGCAAAAATGACAGAACCCTGGTAACTGGTCCGACTGCTGCTTCTATGATAGATATGAATGGAGGATGGAGCAGAACCTGGCAGGGAAATGATAGCCGATATGATACCCCCGGAAAGAAGACGATAGTCAGTGCCATCAAAGAAGAATTGGAAGGCGGGACATTGCGCTACATTAATGGTGTGCCTGACACAAAACGTATGGGCATCAAATCAGCTGTGCGAGAAGCTCGATCCGCAAAAGTTGCTGTAGTTTGTATTGGCGAGCATCCCTATAATGAAAAACCCGGAGACATAGATCAACTTAGTTTAGAGCAAGCCCAGATTGATCTGGTGAAAGCTATCTCGAAAACCAGAACCCCCATCGTACTGGTATTGGTAGAAGGTCGTCCGAGGATCATCAGCGAGATTGCGGATCTGGCAGATGCCATTGTACATGCCTATTTACCCGGAGATGAAGGAGGCAGAGCGATCGCGGACATTCTTTTTGGAGATGTCAATCCATCTGGAAAATTGCCCTATACCTATCCTCGTTTTGAAAACACCCTGCTTACTTATGACCACAAAGGAACAGACAAAATCAAAACAGATTTTAGTACCAATGCCTTCAATCCACAATTTGAATTTGGACATGGTCTCAGCTATACCACTTTCACCTATTCCAACCTTAGTGTCCCAACTAAAGTCAATATGAAAGAGAAATTAAGTATTTCAGTAGAAGTGAAAAATACAGGCCCACGTTATGGAAAAGAGGTAGTTCAGTTATATATTACAGATAAGGTAGCCAGCATTACACCAGCTGTAAAGCGATTGAGGAGCTTTGAAAAGATAGAATTAGATGCCGGGGAAAGCAAAACTGTCAATTTTGAACTCGATATACGTGAACTCGCATTTGTAGGGCGAGACAATAGATGGATCGTGGAGCCAGGAGAGTTTGAAGTCCGAATCGGGAATCAAATGGCTGAATTTGAACTTAGTAAGTGA